The Trichoderma atroviride chromosome 5, complete sequence genome contains a region encoding:
- a CDS encoding uncharacterized protein (TransMembrane:4 (o77-103i123-141o161-181i236-253o)): MDVVLEVTDTFIADYAYAYLFPLKAALYNYPDASANASAAALSSWSYEPATQYFQLEPSQAAYMSSMTRDNIYRQGATLFLITWLFGIMVYFIFASMSFFLIFDKRIMNHPKFLKNQIWLEIVHANQSMPFIAMMTAPLFLLEVRGYGKLYDVTEQGPGLWYNFFQFPLFIVFTDFLIYWIHRGLHHSSVYKTLHKPHHKWIMPTPFASHAFHPVDGFAQSIPYHIFPFVFPLQKMAYVFLFVFVNFWTIMIHDGEYLTNNPIVNGAACHSLHHSRFEVNYGQFFTAFDRMGGTYRMPEDWMFEKDIKMSEDKWNAESKAVDETVMEVEGADDRTYGPDLKTKKNK; the protein is encoded by the exons ATGGATGTCGTGCTCGAAGTCACCGACACCTTCATCGCCGACTATGCCTACGCCTACCTCTTCCCGCTAAAGGCCGCGCTCTACAACTATCCCGATGCCTCTGCCAATGCTTCGGCCGCGGCCCTGTCGTCGTGGTCCTACGAGCCTGCGACGCAGTACTTCCAGCTCGAGCCTAGCCAGGCGGCGTACATGAGCTCCATGACGCGAGACAACATCTACCGCCAGGGAGCGACTCTCTTTCTGATTACTTG GCTCTTCGGCATCATGGTctacttcatctttgcttccatgtccttcttcctcatcttcgacaaGCGCATCATGAACCACCCCAAGTTCCTCAAGAACCAGATCTGGCTCGAGATTGTCCACGCCAACCAGTCCATGcccttcatcgccatgatgacggcgccgcTCTTCCTGCTCGAGGTCCGCGGCTACGGCAAGCTCTACGACGTCACCGAACAAGGCCCCGGCCTGTGGTACAACTTCTTCCAGTTCCcactcttcatcgtcttcaccGACTTCCTCATCTACTGGATTCACCGCGGCCTGCACCACTCGTCCGTCTACAAGACGCTGCACAAGCCTCACCACAAGTGGATCATGCCCACGCCCTTTGCCAGCCACGCCTTCCACCCCGTCGACGGCTTTGCCCAGTCCATCCCCTACCACATCTTCCCCTTTGTCTTCCcgctgcagaagatggcctacgtcttcctcttcgtctttgtcAACTTCTGGACCATCATGATCCACGACGGCGAGTACCTCACCAACAACCCCATTGTCAACGGCGCCGCCTGCCACTCGCTGCACCACTCGCGATTCGAGGTCAACTACGGCCAGTTCTTCACTGCCTTTGACCGCATGGGCGGCACCTACAGGATGCCTGAGGACTGGATGTTTGAAAAGGACATCAAAATGTCCGAGGACAAGTGGAATGCCGAGTCCAAGGCCGTCGACGAGACCGTCATGGAGGTCGAGGGTGCTGATGACAGGACCTATGGCCCTGAcctcaagaccaagaagaacaaataA